In the genome of Campylobacter concisus, one region contains:
- a CDS encoding outer membrane beta-barrel protein, translating into MKNVVLKVALGLSLASAAALAQGAFVGVEGDYSFGSKLTVKGDDGSKIKFKKAQPGLGIKAGYDFDVARVYGAYIYDFKVKKTANDEDKSVAEWKTHKFIVGADYTPSVAKDLKLVLGGYTGFSKLKLRGGDAENPMESASTNGWILGARVGAEYSINENNAVEFGIKANRTDYGKISKFDMIDAKETNLGLYMGYTYKF; encoded by the coding sequence ATGAAAAATGTAGTCTTAAAAGTTGCTTTAGGTTTAAGCCTAGCTAGTGCCGCTGCTTTAGCGCAAGGAGCCTTTGTAGGAGTTGAGGGAGACTACTCTTTTGGATCAAAGCTTACTGTAAAAGGCGATGATGGCTCAAAGATCAAATTTAAAAAAGCTCAACCAGGTCTTGGTATAAAAGCTGGTTATGACTTTGATGTGGCTAGAGTTTATGGTGCTTACATTTATGATTTTAAAGTTAAGAAAACAGCAAATGACGAAGATAAAAGCGTAGCTGAGTGGAAAACTCATAAATTTATAGTTGGAGCTGACTACACTCCAAGCGTAGCAAAAGATCTTAAACTAGTTCTTGGTGGCTATACTGGTTTTTCAAAGCTTAAACTAAGAGGTGGCGATGCTGAAAATCCGATGGAAAGTGCTAGCACGAACGGCTGGATACTAGGTGCAAGAGTTGGTGCAGAATACTCTATCAATGAAAACAATGCAGTTGAATTTGGCATAAAAGCTAATAGAACTGACTACGGCAAGATCAGTAAATTTGATATGATTGATGCCAAAGAGACAAACCTCGGTCTTTATATGGGATATACATATAAATTTTAA
- a CDS encoding transcriptional regulator produces MAKMTKRDMAYHLDVDVATLYNWRKHKPNLYRIVMLGFKFDELIDQSKKTCNELCEYENLINQDIEKFSK; encoded by the coding sequence GTGGCTAAGATGACAAAACGTGATATGGCTTATCATTTAGATGTTGATGTCGCAACGCTTTACAACTGGCGAAAACACAAGCCAAACCTTTATCGTATTGTGATGCTTGGATTTAAATTTGATGAGCTTATCGATCAGAGTAAAAAGACTTGCAACGAGCTTTGCGAATATGAAAATTTAATCAATCAAGACATAGAAAAATTTAGTAAATAA
- the nusA gene encoding transcription termination factor NusA, with product MERISDIIESIANEKNLEIEDVKERVIRALINTSKRVYGENYEYDVSIDANKNLKLYQKISIVANDDERLAEDNEHFLSLKEAKKIDSGVEIGDELTYELSLDNLGRTAAQTLHKELEYHIQRLVEEKILQKYNEMSGHMVFGPVVRVDNDENTFIEIDELRAILPRKNRIKGEKFKVGDVVKAVIRKVFTDKNLGIKVELSRTSPKFLEALLTSEVPEIKDGGIIIQGSARIPGERAKVALISTTPNIDPVGATVGTKGVRINAVSKELHGESIDAIEYTTEPAILVARAMAPAIITSVKIEENKAIVTLASEQKSKAIGKNGINIRLASMLTGYEIELNELGSKTSSSGENGEMVKDLKALFGDN from the coding sequence AAAAGAGCGTGTCATAAGAGCCTTAATAAACACTTCAAAAAGGGTTTATGGAGAAAATTATGAGTATGACGTGAGCATCGATGCTAATAAAAATTTAAAGCTTTATCAAAAAATTTCAATCGTAGCAAACGACGATGAGAGGCTTGCTGAAGACAATGAACACTTTTTAAGCTTAAAAGAGGCTAAAAAGATAGATAGTGGCGTAGAGATCGGTGATGAGCTCACTTACGAACTAAGCCTTGATAACCTTGGCAGAACCGCCGCTCAAACGCTTCACAAGGAGCTTGAGTATCACATCCAGCGCCTAGTAGAAGAGAAAATTTTACAAAAATATAATGAGATGAGCGGTCACATGGTTTTTGGTCCAGTTGTAAGGGTTGATAACGACGAAAACACTTTTATCGAGATAGACGAGCTTCGCGCCATCTTGCCACGTAAAAACCGCATAAAAGGCGAAAAATTTAAAGTAGGCGACGTGGTAAAAGCTGTCATTAGAAAAGTTTTTACAGATAAAAATTTAGGCATAAAGGTCGAGCTTTCAAGGACTTCGCCTAAATTTCTTGAAGCGCTGCTAACTTCAGAGGTGCCTGAGATAAAAGATGGCGGCATCATCATCCAAGGAAGTGCGAGGATCCCTGGAGAAAGGGCTAAAGTAGCACTCATCTCAACCACTCCAAACATCGATCCAGTCGGCGCAACTGTCGGCACAAAGGGCGTTAGGATAAATGCCGTAAGCAAAGAGCTTCATGGTGAGAGCATCGATGCGATCGAATACACCACCGAGCCAGCGATCTTGGTAGCTCGCGCTATGGCACCTGCCATCATCACATCTGTAAAAATCGAAGAAAACAAGGCGATCGTGACACTTGCGAGCGAGCAAAAGAGCAAGGCGATCGGCAAAAATGGCATAAATATCCGCCTTGCAAGCATGCTAACTGGCTATGAGATCGAGCTAAACGAGCTTGGCTCAAAAACTAGCAGCAGTGGTGAAAATGGCGAAATGGTCAAGGATCTAAAAGCACTCTTTGGTGATAACTAA
- the glnA gene encoding type I glutamate--ammonia ligase, translating into MGKFVQNIDHFFDFCKENEVKFVDFRFTDLGGAWHSISYNIKAVTKENFINGIPMDASSMHGWQPIDKSDMIMKPEATTAFLDPFTSDITVVVFCDIYDIYKGQIYEKCPRSIAKRAMQYVKDSGLGDEAYFGPENEFFVFDNVKIIDSPNCAMYQVDSEEGEWNDATDFKDSYNTGHRPRRKGGYLMTQPIDSMVDLRAEMMQVLEQVGLEVFLGHHEVAQGQGEIGVKFGNLVEAADNVQIYKYVVRMVAHLNGKTVTFMPKPLYGDNGSGMHVHQSVWKDGKNLFYKEGNYANLSDFARYYIGGVLKHARSVAAFTNPSTNSYKRLIPGFEAPSILTYSSQNRSASIRIPYGSGEKSVRAEMRFPDSTANPYLAFSAMLMAGLDGVKNKYEPVGPMDENLFKLHLDEIRERGIEQLPHTLRGSLEALIRDNEYLKPIMTDLFIDTYQHFKFETQVWPYEARPTAYEFKTCFSC; encoded by the coding sequence GTGGGAAAATTCGTCCAAAATATAGATCATTTTTTTGATTTTTGTAAAGAAAATGAAGTCAAATTTGTAGATTTTAGATTTACTGATTTAGGTGGTGCTTGGCATAGCATTAGCTACAACATAAAAGCTGTTACGAAAGAAAATTTTATAAATGGTATCCCGATGGATGCTAGCTCTATGCATGGCTGGCAACCGATTGACAAGAGCGATATGATAATGAAGCCAGAAGCTACAACTGCATTTTTAGACCCATTTACTTCTGATATTACAGTTGTTGTTTTTTGCGATATTTACGACATTTACAAAGGTCAAATTTATGAAAAATGCCCTCGCTCGATCGCAAAAAGAGCAATGCAGTACGTAAAAGATAGCGGTCTTGGCGATGAGGCGTATTTTGGCCCTGAGAATGAATTTTTTGTCTTTGACAACGTCAAAATCATCGATAGCCCAAACTGCGCGATGTATCAAGTAGATAGCGAGGAAGGCGAGTGGAACGATGCTACTGACTTCAAAGATAGCTACAACACAGGTCATCGCCCACGCAGAAAAGGCGGCTACTTGATGACTCAGCCAATCGACAGCATGGTAGATCTAAGAGCCGAGATGATGCAAGTTTTAGAGCAAGTTGGCCTTGAAGTATTTTTAGGACACCACGAGGTCGCACAAGGTCAAGGCGAGATCGGCGTAAAATTTGGCAACCTAGTCGAAGCTGCTGACAACGTTCAAATTTACAAATACGTCGTTCGCATGGTCGCTCACCTAAACGGCAAGACAGTTACATTTATGCCAAAACCACTTTACGGCGATAACGGTAGCGGCATGCACGTGCATCAATCAGTCTGGAAAGATGGTAAAAATTTATTCTACAAAGAAGGCAACTACGCAAATTTAAGTGATTTCGCAAGATACTACATTGGTGGCGTTTTAAAGCACGCAAGAAGCGTTGCAGCCTTTACTAACCCAAGCACAAACAGCTACAAACGCCTAATCCCAGGCTTTGAAGCGCCATCTATCCTCACCTACTCTAGCCAAAACCGCTCAGCAAGTATCCGCATACCTTATGGTTCAGGCGAAAAGTCAGTTAGGGCCGAGATGAGATTTCCAGATAGCACAGCAAACCCTTATCTAGCCTTCTCAGCGATGCTAATGGCAGGACTTGACGGCGTCAAAAACAAATACGAGCCAGTTGGTCCGATGGATGAAAATTTATTTAAACTTCACCTAGATGAGATCAGAGAGCGTGGCATAGAGCAGCTGCCACACACACTTCGTGGTAGCCTTGAAGCGCTAATTCGCGATAATGAATACTTAAAACCAATAATGACCGATCTTTTCATAGATACCTATCAGCACTTTAAATTTGAAACTCAAGTTTGGCCTTACGAAGCGCGCCCAACCGCTTATGAGTTTAAAACTTGCTTCTCTTGCTAA
- a CDS encoding histidinol-phosphatase — MTVDLHNHTPLCKHAVGEPREYVQNAIKAGTKYFGFSDHAPMNYDEAYRMSFDEMQGYEEEILRLRDEFSGEIEILLGYEMDFLDGFMDERVFARKVDYLIGSVHFFNGWAFDNPDFIGGYEGKDLDQIWQEYFDHVERSAKLGKFDIMGHIDLLKLFKFLPKKDVRILAKNAVNAIEEADLVVEINAAGFRKPIGEQYPSVNLLELIAEKDITITFGSDAHAKEDIGKNGEICEQIARDLGYSKCAIFKNRDRELVKF, encoded by the coding sequence ATGACCGTCGATCTTCACAACCACACTCCACTTTGCAAACACGCAGTTGGCGAGCCAAGAGAGTATGTACAAAACGCAATAAAAGCTGGCACAAAATACTTTGGTTTTAGTGATCACGCACCGATGAACTACGATGAAGCTTACAGAATGAGCTTTGATGAAATGCAAGGCTACGAGGAAGAAATTTTACGTTTAAGAGATGAATTTAGCGGTGAGATAGAAATTTTGCTTGGCTATGAGATGGATTTTTTAGATGGATTTATGGATGAGCGAGTTTTTGCTAGAAAGGTTGATTATCTAATAGGCTCCGTGCATTTTTTTAATGGCTGGGCATTTGACAATCCAGATTTTATCGGTGGCTACGAGGGCAAAGACTTGGATCAAATTTGGCAAGAGTATTTTGATCATGTAGAAAGATCGGCTAAGCTTGGCAAATTTGACATTATGGGGCACATCGATCTTTTAAAACTTTTTAAATTTTTACCAAAAAAGGATGTTAGGATTTTGGCTAAAAATGCAGTAAATGCGATAGAAGAAGCAGATTTAGTTGTTGAGATAAATGCCGCTGGCTTTAGAAAACCTATCGGCGAGCAGTATCCAAGCGTAAATTTACTTGAACTAATAGCCGAAAAAGATATAACCATCACCTTTGGCTCAGACGCTCACGCAAAAGAAGATATCGGTAAAAATGGTGAAATTTGCGAGCAAATAGCTAGAGATTTAGGTTATTCAAAATGTGCTATTTTTAAAAATAGAGATAGAGAATTAGTAAAATTTTAG
- a CDS encoding DNA polymerase III subunit gamma/tau yields MQALALKYRPKNFDELIGQEAVSKSLIHALDEGRISHAYLFSGLRGSGKTSSARIFSKALVCEKGPTSKPCEVCPQCIMANESRHMDIIEMDAASHRKIDDIRELIEQTKYAPAMARYKIFIIDEVHMLTKEAFNALLKTLEEPPSYVKFILATTDPLKLPTTVLSRTQHFRFKQISRYSIIKHLEFILSKEGISYEKEALEILARSGGGSLRDTLTLLDQAIIYGANNVTANGVASMLGLLDPEKIEEIITHVLNHDKNAIRVLVSELESYDPEMIIDEILANLKQKFIENDSKISLLVYERFFRILAQAKGMLNVSSDNGFVLMLMLFMMIEALNLQDIDDAINEVISKNSENSTQITEVITQKSQAAPAKMQGPYELFLTKIYDRNYDLGEFFKEFVEFSFFNNNELGLIVNAKDENLEYFKKNWKILNEILRTLFGQNAKIVNAKSDEQKAQTKTPKASLENNEKSELDELDEEISRLNANNVETKNEPKTEIKSELQNEKNNFALMLNKEPKTPEELQRQREQGVLKEANRLFGEPTIEG; encoded by the coding sequence TTGCAAGCACTAGCTTTAAAATATCGCCCTAAAAATTTTGATGAACTTATCGGTCAAGAAGCAGTTAGTAAAAGTCTTATACACGCACTTGACGAGGGTCGCATAAGCCACGCATATCTATTTTCCGGACTTAGAGGAAGTGGAAAAACTTCAAGTGCCAGAATATTTTCAAAAGCTTTAGTGTGCGAAAAAGGACCTACTTCAAAACCATGTGAAGTATGCCCACAATGCATAATGGCAAATGAGTCAAGACATATGGACATCATCGAAATGGACGCAGCTAGCCACAGAAAGATAGATGACATAAGAGAGCTAATAGAACAAACAAAATATGCTCCAGCAATGGCAAGATATAAAATTTTTATAATCGATGAAGTACACATGCTAACCAAAGAGGCATTTAATGCTCTTTTAAAAACGCTTGAAGAGCCGCCAAGCTATGTAAAATTTATCCTAGCGACGACTGATCCATTAAAACTCCCAACAACGGTACTTTCAAGAACGCAGCATTTCAGATTTAAACAGATAAGCAGATACAGCATCATTAAACATCTTGAGTTTATTTTAAGCAAAGAAGGCATTAGCTACGAAAAAGAGGCGCTTGAAATTTTAGCAAGAAGTGGCGGAGGATCGCTAAGAGATACTTTGACGCTTCTTGATCAAGCTATTATTTACGGGGCAAATAATGTCACGGCAAATGGCGTAGCATCGATGTTAGGACTTCTTGACCCAGAAAAGATCGAAGAGATAATAACTCATGTTTTAAATCATGATAAAAATGCTATCAGAGTGCTTGTAAGCGAACTTGAAAGCTACGATCCAGAGATGATAATAGATGAAATTTTGGCAAATTTAAAGCAAAAATTTATAGAAAACGACTCAAAAATTTCACTACTTGTTTATGAGAGATTTTTTAGGATTTTGGCACAAGCTAAAGGTATGCTAAATGTAAGTAGCGATAATGGCTTTGTGCTAATGCTAATGCTTTTTATGATGATAGAAGCACTAAATTTACAAGATATCGATGACGCTATAAATGAAGTGATCTCAAAAAATAGCGAAAATTCCACTCAAATCACAGAAGTCATCACTCAAAAAAGCCAAGCAGCTCCTGCTAAAATGCAAGGTCCATACGAACTCTTTTTAACAAAAATTTATGATAGAAATTACGATCTTGGTGAGTTTTTTAAAGAATTTGTAGAATTTAGCTTTTTTAATAACAATGAGCTTGGACTGATAGTAAATGCAAAAGATGAAAATCTTGAATATTTTAAGAAAAATTGGAAAATTTTAAATGAGATATTGCGTACGCTTTTTGGACAAAATGCGAAGATAGTAAATGCAAAGAGTGATGAGCAAAAAGCACAAACTAAGACGCCTAAAGCCTCTTTAGAAAATAATGAAAAAAGCGAACTAGACGAGCTTGATGAGGAAATTTCAAGACTAAATGCAAATAACGTTGAAACTAAAAATGAGCCAAAAACCGAGATAAAAAGCGAGCTGCAAAACGAGAAAAATAACTTTGCTTTGATGCTAAATAAAGAGCCAAAAACGCCAGAAGAGCTTCAAAGACAAAGAGAACAAGGGGTTCTAAAAGAGGCAAATAGACTTTTTGGCGAGCCAACGATTGAGGGTTAA
- the rho gene encoding transcription termination factor Rho yields the protein MENNQTEQSAAQNTKTTKKHQASRTHIPVDGHKIEELRTLSLDELVQIANSVGVENPREFRRQDLIFEILKTQTKQGGFILFTGILEITNEGYGFLRAVDANLSDSSNDAYVSNSQIRKFALRVGDIITGQVREPKDQEKYYALLKIEAVNYMPLADAKERPLFDNLTPLFPTEKLNLEYDPMKLTGRVLDLFTPIGKGQRGLIVAPPRSGKTELMKELAHGIAKNHPEAQLMVLLVDERPEEVTDMQRCVKGEVFSSTFDLPALNHVRVAELVIEKAKRLVEMGKDVIILLDSITRLARAYNTVTPPSGKVLTGGVDANALHKPKRFFGAARNIEHGGSLTIIATALIDTGSRMDEVIFEEFKGTGNSEIVLDRNISDRRIYPAINVLKSGTRKEELLQKPDELQKIWAIRSAIATMDDVEALKFLYAKMLKTKDNKELLSILNE from the coding sequence ATGGAAAACAACCAAACCGAGCAAAGTGCTGCTCAAAACACAAAAACTACAAAAAAACATCAAGCATCAAGAACACACATACCAGTAGACGGACACAAGATCGAAGAGCTAAGAACGCTTAGCTTAGATGAGCTAGTACAGATCGCAAATAGCGTTGGTGTCGAAAATCCACGAGAATTTCGCAGGCAGGATTTGATATTTGAGATACTAAAAACCCAGACAAAACAAGGTGGCTTTATACTATTTACTGGAATTTTAGAGATCACAAATGAAGGTTATGGCTTTTTAAGAGCCGTTGATGCAAATTTAAGCGACAGCTCAAACGACGCCTACGTTTCAAACTCTCAAATCCGCAAATTTGCACTTCGCGTGGGCGACATCATCACCGGCCAAGTAAGAGAGCCAAAAGATCAAGAAAAATACTACGCTCTTTTAAAGATCGAGGCAGTGAACTACATGCCCCTAGCAGACGCTAAAGAGAGGCCACTCTTTGACAACCTAACACCACTTTTCCCAACTGAAAAGCTAAATTTAGAGTATGATCCAATGAAGCTAACGGGCCGTGTGCTTGATCTTTTTACGCCTATTGGTAAAGGTCAGCGTGGTCTAATCGTCGCACCTCCAAGAAGCGGTAAAACTGAGCTTATGAAAGAGCTAGCTCACGGCATCGCCAAAAATCATCCAGAAGCCCAGCTAATGGTGCTTCTAGTCGATGAGAGACCAGAAGAAGTTACCGATATGCAGCGCTGCGTAAAAGGTGAGGTATTTAGCTCGACATTTGACCTGCCAGCACTTAATCACGTCCGCGTAGCAGAGCTAGTCATCGAAAAGGCAAAACGTCTAGTTGAGATGGGCAAAGACGTCATTATATTGCTTGATAGCATAACCCGTCTAGCACGTGCCTACAACACAGTGACCCCACCAAGTGGCAAGGTGCTAACAGGCGGCGTGGACGCAAACGCGCTTCACAAACCAAAACGCTTTTTTGGTGCAGCTAGAAACATCGAACACGGCGGCTCACTAACCATCATCGCAACCGCACTAATAGACACTGGCTCACGCATGGATGAAGTGATATTTGAAGAGTTTAAAGGCACTGGAAACAGCGAGATCGTGCTTGATCGCAACATCTCAGACCGCAGAATTTACCCAGCTATCAATGTACTAAAATCAGGCACAAGAAAAGAAGAGCTACTTCAAAAACCTGACGAGCTTCAAAAAATTTGGGCTATCCGCTCTGCGATCGCTACAATGGACGATGTCGAAGCGCTTAAATTCTTATACGCAAAAATGCTAAAAACAAAAGATAATAAAGAGCTTCTCTCTATCTTAAACGAGTAA
- the ccoS gene encoding cbb3-type cytochrome oxidase assembly protein CcoS yields the protein MDSATLAMLVFISVLMGAFLLFGVLWGIKNKQFEDYRKFLDGANLDDEDALNEAYELELRKKEALKKRAESNKDKI from the coding sequence ATGGATAGCGCGACACTTGCGATGCTAGTTTTTATCTCAGTTTTGATGGGGGCATTTTTGCTTTTTGGCGTGCTTTGGGGGATAAAAAATAAGCAATTTGAGGACTACCGAAAATTTTTGGACGGAGCAAATTTAGACGATGAAGATGCGCTAAATGAAGCTTATGAGTTAGAGCTTCGCAAAAAAGAAGCCCTAAAAAAAAGAGCAGAATCTAATAAAGATAAAATTTAA
- a CDS encoding heavy metal translocating P-type ATPase, whose product MPQSRCAHCRLKFDESVMISNESGLKFCCVGCKGVYEILNENGLSEFYERLGKNTLTPASNGANIKNLAANFSELVTKEGNFSQISFLIDGITCSACIWLLEKALFSLPGVLEVNINSLNQKAVIVFDEQELFVEQIIEKIYAVGYVPKPYATSQKEDELAKKRRDFYTKALVGIFATMNIMWLAIAQYSGYFSGIRGDIKDILSFAQFVLATPVLFYTGSEFFKGAKIAIKNASPNMDLLVITGASITYIYSIFAMFTRSGESYFDSVAMIITFVFVGKFLEILGKKKALETSNFLNDMLLAKVCILEDGKDVLKEPRDVNLGEKIVLRSGERALLDGVVLSGEASVDSSSLTGESLPVTLGVGQEVKSGIICQNGQIIYEAKEIFKNSYLNQLINLLQTAELKKPNIELVVNKIASKFSLSVLTLAFFTFWFWYFKFGFSEAIVTAVSVIVIACPCALALATPVSSVCALGVAFKNRVLFKEAKFFESLAKCDVAVFDKTGTLTKAEFEVSDFFIKESINLDEIYSLALISNHQISVAVAKFLKQKGARKIELKNTNLSVAKGVEAEISGKKFYAGSKRFLVENGISFDEAEENVSFFVGLNGELVAKFYLKDSIKPEAKTLIDELKNANMKVCILSGDVQKVVKNVADELGVSEFRAEMLPETKAKFISKLKEQGKKVLMVGDGINDAAALSLAHVAICMGSGAAISLERSDVVLLDDSLKSLAKAIKISKFTYKTIKQNLLFCLLYNVLALPFAVCGYVIPLFAALFMSLSSLSVILNSLYIVRKFKEK is encoded by the coding sequence ATGCCACAAAGTAGATGTGCTCATTGTAGATTAAAATTTGATGAAAGCGTGATGATCTCAAATGAAAGTGGACTTAAATTTTGCTGTGTTGGTTGCAAAGGCGTTTATGAAATTTTAAATGAAAATGGGCTTAGCGAGTTTTATGAACGTCTTGGTAAAAATACACTTACACCGGCAAGCAACGGTGCAAATATCAAAAATTTAGCAGCAAATTTTAGCGAGCTTGTGACAAAAGAGGGCAACTTTAGTCAAATTTCATTTTTAATTGATGGTATCACTTGCTCAGCTTGCATCTGGCTACTTGAAAAGGCGCTTTTTAGCTTGCCTGGCGTCTTGGAGGTAAATATCAACTCGCTTAACCAAAAAGCGGTTATTGTTTTTGATGAGCAAGAGCTTTTTGTAGAGCAAATAATTGAAAAAATTTATGCTGTTGGCTACGTCCCAAAGCCATATGCTACGAGTCAAAAAGAGGACGAGCTAGCTAAGAAAAGAAGAGATTTTTACACAAAAGCGCTAGTTGGTATCTTTGCTACGATGAACATTATGTGGCTAGCCATTGCTCAGTATAGTGGGTATTTTAGTGGCATAAGAGGCGATATAAAAGATATTTTAAGCTTTGCGCAGTTTGTATTAGCAACGCCTGTGCTTTTTTATACTGGTAGCGAGTTTTTCAAAGGGGCAAAGATAGCCATTAAAAACGCTTCGCCAAATATGGATCTGCTTGTTATCACCGGAGCTAGCATTACCTATATCTACTCCATTTTTGCGATGTTTACGAGAAGTGGCGAGAGCTATTTTGACTCGGTTGCGATGATCATCACCTTTGTTTTTGTCGGTAAATTTTTAGAAATATTGGGCAAGAAAAAGGCGCTTGAGACTTCAAATTTCTTAAATGATATGCTGCTTGCAAAGGTATGCATTTTAGAGGATGGCAAGGATGTTTTAAAAGAGCCAAGAGATGTAAATTTGGGCGAAAAGATCGTACTTAGATCTGGCGAGAGGGCGCTACTTGATGGAGTAGTGCTTAGTGGCGAGGCAAGCGTTGATAGCTCAAGCCTAACTGGAGAGAGCCTGCCTGTGACCTTGGGAGTGGGGCAAGAGGTGAAAAGTGGCATCATTTGCCAAAATGGACAAATCATCTATGAAGCAAAGGAAATTTTTAAAAATTCTTATCTAAATCAGCTTATAAATTTGCTCCAAACTGCAGAGCTAAAAAAGCCAAATATCGAGCTAGTAGTCAATAAAATCGCTTCTAAATTTTCTCTTAGCGTGCTGACGTTAGCATTTTTTACATTTTGGTTTTGGTACTTTAAATTTGGCTTTTCAGAAGCCATTGTCACGGCTGTTAGCGTCATCGTGATCGCTTGCCCTTGTGCGCTTGCGCTTGCCACGCCAGTTAGTAGCGTTTGCGCCCTTGGTGTGGCTTTTAAAAATAGAGTGCTTTTTAAGGAGGCTAAATTTTTTGAAAGCCTTGCAAAGTGCGATGTAGCGGTATTTGATAAGACTGGCACGCTCACAAAGGCGGAATTTGAAGTTAGTGATTTTTTCATAAAAGAGAGCATAAACTTAGATGAAATTTATTCGCTAGCTCTTATATCAAATCATCAAATAAGCGTGGCAGTGGCTAAATTTCTAAAGCAAAAAGGCGCAAGGAAAATAGAGCTTAAAAATACAAATTTAAGCGTGGCAAAGGGTGTTGAGGCTGAAATTTCAGGTAAAAAATTTTATGCAGGAAGCAAACGATTTTTAGTTGAAAATGGTATTAGTTTTGATGAAGCTGAAGAAAATGTGAGCTTTTTTGTGGGACTTAATGGTGAGCTAGTGGCGAAATTTTACCTAAAAGATAGTATAAAACCTGAAGCAAAGACCTTGATAGACGAGCTAAAGAATGCCAATATGAAAGTGTGTATCTTAAGTGGCGACGTGCAAAAAGTGGTAAAAAATGTGGCAGATGAGCTTGGCGTGAGTGAGTTTAGAGCAGAGATGTTGCCTGAAACGAAAGCTAAATTTATAAGCAAACTAAAAGAGCAGGGCAAAAAGGTGCTAATGGTAGGAGATGGCATAAACGACGCAGCAGCACTTAGCCTTGCTCATGTTGCCATTTGTATGGGAAGCGGGGCGGCAATAAGCTTAGAAAGAAGCGATGTAGTGCTACTTGATGATAGTTTAAAAAGTCTAGCAAAGGCCATAAAAATCTCAAAATTTACTTACAAAACGATAAAGCAAAATTTGCTCTTTTGTCTTCTTTATAATGTTCTTGCTCTGCCATTTGCCGTATGTGGCTACGTCATTCCGCTATTTGCTGCACTTTTTATGTCGCTTAGCTCGCTAAGTGTTATCTTAAACTCGCTTTATATTGTTAGAAAATTTAAGGAAAAATAA
- a CDS encoding GNAT family N-acetyltransferase, protein MKFQIRKATEGDIDVICELVRELASYEKMSDQVTFTNEIFADSIFNKNHAKALVCESEGRAIGYAIYFYTFSTFLGLGGIYLEDIYVKKEFRNQGIGKAFFKFLAQICKDENLKRLEWCCLNWNEPSIKFYESMGAKNQSLEWRTYRLDGENLEKLVNLIVSSKSSNLL, encoded by the coding sequence ATGAAATTTCAAATAAGAAAAGCGACTGAGGGCGATATAGACGTGATCTGCGAGCTTGTAAGAGAGCTTGCGAGCTATGAAAAGATGAGTGATCAAGTAACTTTTACAAATGAAATTTTTGCAGACTCCATTTTTAATAAAAATCACGCAAAAGCCCTTGTTTGTGAGAGTGAGGGCAGGGCTATTGGCTATGCTATCTATTTTTACACATTTTCTACATTTTTGGGGCTTGGCGGGATCTATCTTGAGGACATCTACGTCAAAAAAGAGTTTAGAAATCAAGGTATCGGCAAGGCATTTTTTAAATTTCTAGCTCAAATTTGCAAGGATGAAAATTTAAAAAGGCTTGAGTGGTGCTGCCTAAACTGGAATGAGCCAAGTATCAAATTTTATGAAAGCATGGGCGCTAAAAATCAATCTCTTGAGTGGAGAACATACCGCTTAGACGGCGAAAATTTAGAAAAGCTGGTAAATTTAATAGTTTCTAGTAAAAGCTCAAATTTGCTTTAA